The following proteins come from a genomic window of Streptococcus oralis:
- a CDS encoding bifunctional DnaQ family exonuclease/ATP-dependent helicase produces the protein MNARNDRYVVVDLEATSTGSKAKIIQVGIVVIENGEIIDQYATDVNPHESLDSHIKELTGLTDQRLAAAPEFSQVAGKIFELVKDGIFVAHNVQFDANLLAEFLFFEGYELRTPRVDTVELAQVLYPQFEKYNLGILCQELGIELEHAHTALSDAQATAELLLYMRQKLFELPKGLLESLLDLAENLLYESYLVIEEVYQQQSLLSLPDLMELHGLFLRKESKGLVPRKLSKDFAKNISLLGLEERPQQLEFAEKVEHLLEEHQTSFIQAQTGLGKTYGYLLPALNLESQAGVLVSVPTKILQNQIMQEEGQRLKEVFHLEIHSLKGPQNYLKLDAFHRVLHRPESNRLFTRFKMQLLIWLTETETGDLDEIGQLYRYQHFLPELVHDGKLSKKSLFATEDFWKRGQDKAKTSRVLLTNHAYLVTRLEDNPEFVNNRLVILDEAQKMLLALENLAQQAYRLEDLVTQIEKSLETEEDLIQKRLLESIGFECRYLMEQYQSGLKNGKWLDSLEQLRQHFSELALPEYREIANFFTSDREFWLAPAEKSSKDVLICSSKEGRFILADLLPEDCRLLGVSATLEISNRVSLADLLGFPDAPLVRLDVAKQEQQEVFLIDDFPLVTEVSPFDYASEVASVIRRLQAFQEPLLVLFTSKEMLLAVSDLLDQPHLAQYKNGEPSQLKKRFEKGERQILLGTGSFWEGVDFSTHPFVLQVIPRLPFQNPQEPLTKKLNQELRREGKNPFYDYQLPMAIIRLKQALGRTVRRPDQGSVAVILDSRVVSKRYGKQIAQTLSKERTVRVLARSQLESAVADFLQSHRNRMKEKSKKEKR, from the coding sequence ATGAATGCGAGAAATGATCGGTATGTGGTCGTTGATTTAGAGGCGACCAGCACCGGAAGCAAGGCAAAAATTATTCAAGTAGGCATTGTGGTGATTGAGAATGGTGAAATCATCGATCAGTATGCGACCGATGTCAATCCCCACGAATCCTTGGATTCTCATATCAAAGAATTAACGGGTCTGACCGATCAGCGTTTGGCTGCGGCACCAGAATTTTCTCAGGTGGCTGGAAAAATTTTTGAATTGGTTAAGGACGGTATTTTTGTTGCGCACAATGTACAGTTTGATGCCAACCTTCTTGCGGAATTTCTCTTTTTTGAAGGATATGAATTGCGCACACCGCGGGTGGATACAGTTGAGCTTGCCCAAGTTCTGTATCCTCAGTTTGAAAAGTATAACTTAGGTATCCTTTGTCAAGAGTTGGGCATTGAGCTGGAACATGCCCATACTGCCCTGTCAGATGCTCAGGCAACAGCAGAACTCTTGCTTTACATGCGTCAAAAACTTTTTGAGCTACCTAAAGGGCTCTTAGAAAGCTTGTTAGACCTTGCGGAGAACCTTCTCTATGAAAGTTATCTGGTGATTGAGGAGGTCTATCAGCAACAATCTCTCTTGTCTTTACCGGACTTGATGGAGCTTCATGGACTTTTCCTCAGAAAGGAAAGCAAAGGCTTAGTCCCACGAAAGTTATCCAAAGATTTTGCTAAAAATATTTCTTTATTGGGGCTGGAGGAGCGTCCGCAACAGTTGGAATTTGCGGAGAAGGTTGAGCACTTATTGGAAGAACACCAGACTTCCTTCATCCAAGCTCAAACAGGACTGGGCAAGACTTATGGTTATCTCCTCCCAGCTTTGAACTTGGAGAGTCAAGCAGGTGTCCTAGTGAGTGTTCCGACCAAAATTCTTCAAAATCAAATCATGCAAGAAGAAGGTCAGCGCTTAAAAGAGGTCTTCCATCTGGAAATTCATAGTCTCAAGGGGCCTCAAAATTATTTAAAACTGGATGCCTTTCACCGAGTTCTCCATCGACCGGAGTCCAATCGCCTTTTCACACGCTTTAAAATGCAACTGCTCATCTGGCTGACGGAGACAGAGACTGGTGACTTGGACGAAATCGGGCAGCTTTATCGCTACCAGCACTTTCTGCCAGAACTAGTCCACGATGGCAAGCTTTCAAAGAAAAGTTTATTTGCTACAGAGGATTTTTGGAAACGAGGGCAGGACAAGGCCAAGACCAGTCGCGTTCTCTTGACTAATCATGCCTATCTGGTCACTCGTTTGGAAGACAATCCAGAGTTTGTCAACAACCGTTTAGTGATCTTGGATGAAGCTCAAAAAATGCTGCTAGCTCTTGAAAATCTAGCCCAGCAGGCTTATCGTCTTGAGGATCTTGTAACTCAAATTGAAAAGTCCTTGGAGACAGAGGAAGATCTGATTCAGAAACGCTTGCTTGAGAGTATAGGTTTTGAATGTCGTTACTTGATGGAGCAGTATCAGTCAGGTCTTAAGAATGGAAAGTGGTTGGATTCTCTCGAACAGTTGCGCCAACATTTTTCAGAGTTAGCTCTCCCGGAGTACAGAGAAATTGCAAACTTTTTTACGTCGGATCGTGAATTTTGGCTTGCTCCAGCAGAGAAATCTAGTAAGGATGTCCTGATTTGTTCAAGCAAAGAAGGTCGCTTTATACTAGCAGATTTATTGCCAGAAGATTGTCGACTCCTAGGAGTATCTGCCACTCTTGAAATCAGCAATCGGGTTTCATTAGCTGATTTACTGGGATTTCCAGATGCTCCACTTGTTAGGCTTGATGTAGCAAAGCAGGAGCAACAAGAAGTCTTTCTAATCGATGACTTTCCTCTCGTTACAGAAGTTTCGCCTTTTGACTATGCTAGTGAAGTGGCTTCTGTCATTCGACGTTTACAAGCCTTTCAAGAACCCTTATTGGTTTTGTTTACCTCAAAAGAGATGTTGCTGGCAGTTTCGGACCTGCTCGACCAACCTCATCTAGCTCAGTATAAAAATGGGGAACCAAGCCAACTGAAAAAACGTTTTGAAAAAGGTGAACGCCAGATCTTGCTTGGAACAGGTAGTTTCTGGGAAGGAGTTGATTTTTCAACCCATCCATTTGTACTCCAAGTGATTCCGAGATTGCCTTTCCAAAATCCCCAAGAACCTTTAACCAAAAAATTAAACCAAGAACTACGTCGAGAAGGAAAAAATCCTTTTTATGATTATCAGTTGCCGATGGCTATTATTCGGTTGAAACAAGCCCTTGGTCGTACTGTTAGACGGCCTGACCAAGGTTCGGTTGCTGTAATCTTAGACAGTCGTGTCGTTAGCAAGCGCTATGGCAAACAAATCGCCCAAACCTTGTCAAAAGAAAGAACGGTTCGGGTCCTTGCTAGAAGTCAGCTAGAATCTGCAGTAGCAGATTTTCTACAATCCCATCGCAATAGAATGAAAGAAAAATCCAAGAAAGAGAAAAGGTAA
- a CDS encoding NAD(P)H-hydrate dehydratase, whose amino-acid sequence MKVIDQTLLEKVIIERSRHSHKGDYGRLLLLGGTYPYRGAIIMSAIAAVKSGAGLVTVGTDKENLSALHSHLPEAMAFSLQDQQLLKEQLEKAEVVLLGPGLREDAFGEELVKRVFDSLRKDQILIADGGALGILANGQLPFPSSQLILTPHQKEWERLSGIVLDHQNTEATARALSAFPQGTILVEKGPATRIWQAGQSEYYQLQVGGPYQATGGMGDTLAGMIAGFAGQFDQVSLYERVVVAAHLHSAIAQELAQEHYLVLPTEISKALPKTMKKISQKGS is encoded by the coding sequence ATGAAAGTGATTGATCAAACTTTATTAGAAAAAGTCATTATTGAACGTTCTCGTCACAGCCATAAGGGAGATTACGGTCGTCTGCTCTTGCTGGGAGGGACCTATCCTTATAGGGGAGCTATCATCATGTCAGCCATTGCTGCTGTTAAAAGTGGGGCAGGGTTGGTGACTGTTGGTACGGATAAGGAGAACCTTTCGGCTCTGCACAGTCATTTACCTGAGGCCATGGCATTTTCTCTTCAAGACCAGCAATTGTTAAAAGAGCAGTTGGAAAAGGCAGAAGTTGTCTTGTTAGGTCCGGGTTTGCGAGAGGATGCATTTGGAGAAGAACTCGTAAAACGGGTCTTTGACAGCCTTAGAAAAGACCAGATTTTGATTGCAGATGGCGGTGCTTTGGGTATCTTAGCAAATGGCCAGTTACCATTTCCTTCCAGTCAGCTCATCCTAACTCCCCACCAAAAGGAATGGGAAAGACTGTCTGGTATAGTTCTTGACCATCAAAATACAGAGGCGACTGCCAGAGCTCTTTCTGCTTTTCCTCAAGGAACGATTCTTGTCGAGAAAGGTCCAGCGACTCGTATCTGGCAAGCTGGTCAGTCTGAATATTATCAGTTACAGGTTGGAGGACCCTATCAAGCAACTGGTGGGATGGGAGATACTCTGGCTGGGATGATTGCAGGTTTTGCAGGTCAGTTTGACCAAGTCAGTCTCTATGAGAGAGTGGTGGTAGCGGCTCACCTTCATTCAGCTATCGCGCAAGAACTAGCTCAAGAACACTACCTTGTCTTGCCTACCGAAATTAGTAAAGCTCTTCCGAAAACAATGAAAAAAATATCTCAAAAAGGCAGCTAA
- a CDS encoding HAD hydrolase family protein has translation MKFVFDLDGTLSFDYMTIDEEIQQVLLKAEDYGHELVFASARSYRDCLGLLGPELSQRLVIGLNGGVAYHLGKTIFERNLDARVYQALVDYCQTYNLPFFADDCFDYSGQIVEKIPFISSVDPLKVARHQKLEDLGTPIKVVVYMGDYEDLLDDLLGQLERLGQAHLSYNAHERCLYVNPLDTHKATTVEKLCGENFIAFGNDQNDIELFKTSLYSVQIGDFTGLTPYADGTLEIKGEPSPAVAAKILQTFAEFKGK, from the coding sequence ATGAAATTCGTATTTGACCTGGATGGAACGCTATCTTTTGACTACATGACCATAGATGAGGAGATTCAGCAGGTTCTTTTAAAGGCTGAAGATTATGGACATGAGCTTGTATTTGCATCAGCTCGCTCTTATCGGGATTGCTTGGGTTTATTAGGCCCTGAACTCAGTCAGCGCTTGGTTATAGGTTTGAATGGTGGTGTAGCCTATCATTTGGGAAAGACTATCTTTGAAAGGAATCTCGATGCTAGAGTTTATCAGGCGCTAGTGGATTATTGCCAGACCTATAATCTCCCTTTCTTTGCAGATGATTGCTTTGACTATAGTGGTCAGATTGTGGAGAAGATACCATTTATCTCCAGTGTGGATCCACTAAAAGTGGCTCGTCATCAGAAACTCGAGGACTTGGGTACTCCGATTAAGGTTGTCGTTTATATGGGAGATTATGAGGATTTGCTTGATGACCTGCTTGGTCAGTTAGAAAGACTGGGGCAGGCTCATCTGTCCTATAATGCGCATGAAAGGTGCCTTTATGTCAACCCCTTGGATACTCATAAGGCGACAACTGTTGAAAAGTTATGTGGGGAGAACTTCATCGCCTTTGGAAATGACCAAAACGATATTGAACTGTTTAAAACGTCTCTCTATTCAGTCCAGATAGGCGATTTCACAGGCCTTACTCCATATGCAGATGGCACGTTAGAGATAAAAGGAGAACCTTCTCCAGCAGTGGCAGCTAAAATATTACAGACCTTTGCGGAATTTAAGGGAAAATAG
- a CDS encoding bifunctional methylenetetrahydrofolate dehydrogenase/methenyltetrahydrofolate cyclohydrolase, which translates to MTQIIDGKALAAKLQGQLAEKTAKLKEETALVPGLVVILVGNNPASQVYVRNKERSALAAGFRSEVVRVPETITQAELLDLIAKYNQDPAWHGILVQLPLPKHIDEEAVLLAIDPEKDVDGFHPLNMGRLWSGHPVMIPSTPAGIMEMFHEYGIDLEGKNAVVIGRSNIVGKPMAQLLLAKNATVTLTHSRTHHLAKVAAKADILVVAIGRAKFVTADFVKPGAVVIDVGMNRDENGKLCGDVDYDAVAPLASHITPVPGGVGPMTITMLMEQTYQAALRTLNKD; encoded by the coding sequence ATGACACAGATTATTGATGGGAAGGCTCTTGCGGCTAAGTTACAAGGACAGTTGGCTGAAAAGACGGCCAAACTAAAAGAAGAAACAGCTCTAGTTCCAGGATTGGTAGTGATTTTGGTGGGAAACAATCCAGCCAGCCAAGTCTACGTTCGCAACAAGGAACGGTCAGCTCTCGCTGCTGGCTTCCGTAGTGAAGTAGTGCGAGTTCCAGAGACCATTACCCAAGCGGAATTGTTAGACTTGATTGCCAAATACAATCAAGATCCAGCTTGGCATGGGATTTTGGTTCAATTACCTTTGCCAAAACATATTGACGAAGAGGCAGTTTTATTAGCCATTGACCCCGAAAAAGATGTGGATGGTTTCCATCCCCTAAACATGGGTCGCCTCTGGTCTGGTCATCCAGTTATGATTCCTTCGACACCTGCAGGAATTATGGAAATGTTTCATGAATATGGGATTGATCTAGAAGGTAAAAATGCGGTTGTTATCGGTCGCTCAAATATCGTTGGGAAACCAATGGCTCAGCTTCTTTTGGCTAAGAATGCGACTGTGACTTTGACTCACTCACGCACCCATCATCTTGCCAAGGTGGCTGCTAAAGCAGATATTCTTGTTGTTGCTATTGGTCGTGCTAAGTTTGTGACTGCTGACTTTGTCAAACCAGGAGCGGTTGTCATTGACGTTGGGATGAACCGAGATGAAAATGGTAAGCTTTGTGGAGATGTTGACTATGATGCCGTTGCACCACTTGCCAGTCACATCACACCTGTACCTGGTGGAGTTGGTCCTATGACCATTACTATGCTGATGGAGCAAACCTATCAGGCAGCTCTTCGTACACTGAACAAGGACTAG
- a CDS encoding TfoX/Sxy family protein, whose amino-acid sequence MASSKEYLDFILEQLSELEEMSYRPMMGEYILYYRGKIIGGIYDNRLLLKPVKVVMDQLGQTRLERPYEGAKEMILIEGIEDKSFLTRLIKEMYEVLPAPKVKKKA is encoded by the coding sequence ATGGCTTCCAGTAAAGAATATTTAGATTTTATTCTCGAACAGCTATCAGAGCTAGAGGAGATGAGTTATCGTCCAATGATGGGAGAGTATATCCTTTATTATCGTGGGAAGATTATTGGGGGAATCTATGATAATCGTCTGTTACTGAAGCCTGTGAAGGTGGTCATGGATCAACTGGGACAGACTAGGCTTGAACGTCCTTATGAAGGAGCTAAGGAGATGATTTTGATAGAAGGCATTGAAGATAAGTCATTTCTAACGAGATTAATCAAGGAGATGTATGAAGTCTTACCGGCTCCAAAAGTCAAAAAGAAAGCATGA
- a CDS encoding amino acid ABC transporter ATP-binding protein yields MTETLIKIEELHKSFGKNEVLKGINLEIKRGEVVVIIGPSGSGKSTLLRSMNLLEEASKGKVIFEGVDITDKKNDLFAMREKMGMVFQQFNLFPNMTVMENITLSPIKTKGESKEVAEKRAQELLEKVGLPDKATAYPQSLSGGQQQRIAIARGLAMEPDVLLFDEPTSALDPEMVGEVLAVMQDLAKSGMTMVIVTHEMGFAREVADRVIFMADGVVVEDGTPEEIFDQTKEQRTKEFLSKVL; encoded by the coding sequence ATGACAGAAACCTTGATTAAAATTGAAGAACTACATAAGTCTTTTGGGAAAAATGAAGTTTTAAAAGGCATCAATCTTGAGATTAAACGTGGAGAAGTTGTGGTCATTATCGGTCCGTCAGGGAGCGGGAAATCAACTCTCCTTCGTTCGATGAATCTCCTTGAAGAAGCAAGTAAGGGAAAGGTTATCTTTGAAGGTGTCGATATTACGGATAAGAAAAATGACCTTTTTGCTATGCGTGAAAAGATGGGCATGGTATTCCAACAATTCAACCTTTTTCCAAATATGACGGTCATGGAAAACATCACCCTGTCTCCAATCAAAACCAAAGGGGAAAGCAAGGAAGTAGCGGAGAAAAGAGCCCAAGAACTACTAGAAAAAGTTGGCTTGCCAGATAAGGCGACGGCCTATCCTCAGAGTTTGTCAGGTGGTCAGCAACAACGGATTGCCATAGCACGTGGACTTGCTATGGAACCAGATGTTTTGCTCTTTGATGAGCCTACTTCAGCCCTAGACCCTGAGATGGTTGGAGAAGTTCTAGCTGTTATGCAAGACCTTGCCAAGTCAGGGATGACTATGGTGATTGTGACTCATGAAATGGGTTTTGCGCGTGAGGTAGCAGACCGTGTTATCTTTATGGCGGATGGGGTTGTTGTCGAAGATGGAACGCCTGAGGAGATTTTCGATCAAACAAAAGAACAACGGACCAAGGAATTTTTGAGTAAGGTTTTGTAA
- a CDS encoding amino acid ABC transporter permease: MNFSFLPKYLPYFNYGALITVVISILVVFFGTILGVLLAFAQRSRFKPLVWFANIYVWIFRGTPMMVQIMIAFALMHIDAPTIQVGILGVDLSRLIPGILIISMNSGAYVSETVRAGINAVPKGQLEAAYSLGIRPKNAMRYVILPQAIKNILPALGNEFITIIKDSSLLSAIGVMELWNGATTVATTTYLPLTPLLFAAFYYLIMTSVLTVALKAFEKHIGQGDKK, encoded by the coding sequence ATGAATTTTTCCTTTTTACCAAAGTATTTACCTTATTTTAATTATGGTGCTCTTATTACTGTAGTGATTTCAATTCTGGTAGTCTTTTTCGGTACCATTCTAGGTGTCTTATTGGCCTTTGCTCAACGCTCACGTTTTAAGCCTCTTGTCTGGTTTGCGAATATCTATGTATGGATTTTCCGAGGAACACCGATGATGGTGCAAATTATGATTGCATTTGCCCTCATGCATATCGATGCGCCCACTATTCAAGTAGGGATTTTAGGTGTGGACCTTTCCCGTTTAATTCCAGGTATTCTGATTATCTCGATGAATAGTGGTGCCTATGTGTCTGAAACCGTTCGTGCAGGGATCAATGCAGTTCCTAAAGGACAATTGGAGGCGGCTTATTCCTTGGGTATTCGTCCCAAAAATGCTATGCGTTATGTTATTTTGCCACAGGCAATCAAAAATATTCTTCCAGCTCTGGGAAATGAATTTATCACCATTATCAAGGATAGTTCTCTCTTGTCTGCGATTGGGGTGATGGAGTTGTGGAATGGTGCAACGACAGTAGCAACAACAACTTATTTACCGTTGACTCCTCTTCTATTTGCAGCCTTTTACTACTTAATTATGACCTCTGTTTTGACAGTGGCGTTGAAAGCATTTGAAAAACATATTGGACAAGGAGACAAAAAATAA
- a CDS encoding DUF1797 family protein yields the protein MESHLVRIINRLEAMTKDGGNLKRNFEREGVVVAEVTYSYDEENGSLFTLRDVEARETYTFDSIDLIAMEIYELLY from the coding sequence ATGGAATCACATTTGGTTAGAATCATCAACCGCCTAGAAGCTATGACAAAAGATGGCGGAAATCTAAAACGTAATTTTGAACGTGAAGGAGTTGTTGTTGCAGAAGTTACTTACAGCTATGACGAAGAAAATGGATCACTCTTCACCCTTCGCGATGTTGAAGCACGTGAAACCTATACCTTTGATAGTATTGACTTGATTGCAATGGAGATCTACGAACTCCTTTACTAA
- a CDS encoding ATP-dependent Clp protease ATP-binding subunit: MLCQNCKINDSTIHLYTNINGQQKQIDLCQNCYKIIKTDPNNTLFKGMTDLNNHDFDPFGDFFNDLNNFKPSSNNIPPTQSGGGYGGNGGYGPQNRGPLQTPPSQERGLLEEYGINVTEIARRGDIDPVIGRDEEIIRVIEILNRRTKNNPVLIGEPGVGKTAVVEGLAQKIVDGDVPHKLQGKQVIRLDVVSLVQGTGIRGQFEERMQKLMEEIRKREDIILFIDEIHEIVGAGSAGDGNMDAGNILKPALARGELQLVGATTLNEYRIIEKDAALERRMQPVKVDEPTVEETITILKGIQKKYEDYHHVKYTDAAIEAAANLSNRYIQDRFLPDKAIDLLDEAGSKMNLTLNFVDPKVIDQRLIEAENLKAQATREEDFEKAAYFRDQIAKYKEMQKNKVTDQDTPIISEKTIEHIIEQKTNIPVGELKEKEQSQLIHLAEDLKAHVIGQDEAVDKIAKAIRRNRVGLGTPNRPIGSFLFVGPTGVGKTELSKQLAIELFGSADSMIRFDMSEYMEKHSVAKLVGAPPGYVGYDEAGQLTEKVRRNPYSLILLDEVEKAHPDVMHMFLQVLDDGRLTDGQGRTVSFKDAIIIMTSNAGTGRAEASVGFGAAREGRTNSVLGELGNFFSPEFMNRFDGIIEFKPLSKDNLLQIVELMLADVNKRLSSNNIHLDVTDKVKEKLVDLGYNPKMGARPLRRTIQDHIEDAITDYYLENPSEKDLKAVMTSNGKIQIKSAKKTEKTEEIASEKEE, translated from the coding sequence ATGCTCTGTCAAAACTGTAAAATTAACGACTCAACAATTCATCTGTATACCAATATCAATGGACAGCAAAAGCAAATTGATCTCTGTCAAAATTGCTATAAAATTATCAAAACAGATCCAAATAATACCCTCTTTAAAGGAATGACTGACTTAAATAATCATGACTTTGATCCATTCGGCGACTTTTTCAATGACTTGAACAATTTCAAACCTTCTTCTAATAACATCCCTCCAACTCAATCTGGTGGGGGATATGGAGGAAACGGTGGTTATGGACCTCAAAACCGCGGCCCACTTCAAACACCTCCTAGCCAAGAAAGAGGACTCCTAGAGGAATATGGTATCAACGTAACTGAGATTGCTCGTCGGGGAGATATTGACCCTGTTATCGGTCGAGATGAGGAGATTATCCGCGTTATCGAAATCCTCAACCGAAGAACCAAGAACAACCCTGTCCTTATCGGAGAACCAGGTGTTGGTAAAACAGCCGTTGTCGAAGGTTTAGCTCAGAAGATTGTCGATGGCGATGTTCCCCATAAACTCCAAGGCAAGCAAGTTATCCGTTTGGATGTGGTCAGTCTAGTCCAAGGAACTGGTATCCGTGGCCAATTTGAAGAGCGTATGCAAAAGCTCATGGAAGAAATCCGCAAACGCGAGGACATCATTCTCTTTATCGATGAAATCCATGAAATTGTCGGTGCAGGATCTGCTGGCGATGGCAATATGGATGCAGGAAATATCCTCAAACCTGCCCTTGCCCGTGGTGAATTGCAACTGGTCGGTGCCACTACTCTCAATGAATACCGTATCATTGAAAAAGATGCTGCTCTAGAGCGCCGTATGCAGCCTGTCAAGGTAGATGAACCAACTGTCGAAGAAACCATTACCATCCTCAAAGGGATTCAAAAGAAATACGAAGACTACCATCACGTCAAGTACACAGACGCTGCTATTGAAGCTGCTGCAAATCTTTCCAACCGCTACATCCAAGACCGTTTCTTACCTGACAAGGCTATTGACCTTTTAGACGAAGCCGGTTCAAAGATGAATTTGACGCTGAACTTTGTTGATCCTAAAGTAATTGACCAACGTTTAATTGAAGCTGAGAATCTCAAGGCTCAAGCTACACGAGAGGAAGACTTTGAAAAAGCTGCCTACTTCCGTGATCAGATTGCCAAGTACAAGGAAATGCAAAAGAACAAGGTGACCGATCAGGATACTCCAATCATCAGCGAGAAAACGATTGAACATATCATCGAGCAGAAAACCAATATCCCTGTTGGGGAGCTAAAAGAAAAAGAACAGTCTCAATTGATCCATCTAGCAGAAGACCTCAAGGCCCATGTTATCGGACAAGATGAGGCTGTCGATAAGATTGCAAAAGCCATCCGTCGAAATCGTGTTGGACTTGGAACTCCTAACCGCCCAATCGGAAGCTTCCTCTTTGTCGGACCAACTGGTGTCGGTAAGACAGAACTGTCCAAACAACTAGCTATCGAACTCTTTGGTTCTGCTGACAGCATGATTCGCTTTGACATGAGCGAATACATGGAAAAACACAGCGTTGCTAAATTAGTCGGTGCCCCTCCAGGTTATGTAGGCTACGATGAAGCGGGTCAATTAACAGAAAAAGTTCGTCGCAATCCCTACTCTCTCATCCTTCTCGATGAAGTCGAAAAAGCCCATCCAGATGTGATGCACATGTTCCTTCAGGTCTTGGACGATGGTCGTTTGACTGATGGGCAAGGACGTACAGTTAGCTTTAAGGATGCCATCATCATCATGACCTCAAATGCGGGTACTGGTAGGGCCGAAGCCAGTGTTGGTTTTGGAGCTGCTCGTGAAGGTCGAACCAACTCTGTTCTCGGTGAACTCGGTAACTTCTTTAGCCCAGAGTTTATGAACCGTTTTGACGGCATCATCGAATTTAAACCTCTCAGCAAGGACAACCTCCTCCAAATCGTCGAACTCATGCTAGCGGATGTCAACAAACGCCTCTCTAGCAACAATATCCACCTCGATGTGACAGACAAGGTCAAGGAAAAGTTGGTTGACTTGGGATATAATCCAAAAATGGGGGCACGGCCACTCCGTCGTACCATTCAAGACCATATCGAGGATGCTATCACAGACTACTACCTTGAAAACCCAAGTGAAAAAGACCTCAAGGCAGTTATGACAAGCAATGGCAAGATTCAAATTAAATCTGCCAAAAAAACTGAAAAAACAGAAGAGATTGCTTCTGAAAAAGAAGAATAA
- a CDS encoding NUDIX hydrolase: MVNPTFGEKKENVTYQPRYSVYAVIPDEEKKQIVLVQAPNGAWFLPGGEIEAGEDHQGALKRELIEELGFTAEIGTYYGQADEYFYSRHRDTYYYNPAYLYEATSFQEVQKPLEDFNHIAWFPIDEAIEKLKRGSHKWGIEAWKIQYEID; this comes from the coding sequence ATGGTAAACCCAACTTTTGGTGAAAAAAAAGAGAATGTGACCTACCAGCCCCGCTACAGTGTGTACGCAGTTATTCCTGATGAAGAAAAAAAACAAATTGTCTTAGTTCAAGCTCCCAATGGTGCTTGGTTCTTGCCAGGTGGAGAGATTGAAGCGGGCGAAGATCATCAAGGAGCACTGAAGAGAGAACTAATCGAAGAACTTGGCTTTACAGCTGAAATCGGGACCTATTACGGACAAGCTGATGAGTATTTCTACTCTCGCCACCGTGATACCTACTACTACAACCCAGCTTATCTCTATGAAGCTACTTCTTTCCAAGAAGTACAAAAACCATTGGAAGATTTTAATCATATTGCTTGGTTTCCTATTGATGAAGCAATTGAAAAACTCAAACGTGGTAGCCATAAATGGGGAATTGAAGCTTGGAAAATCCAGTATGAAATTGACTAA
- a CDS encoding DUF1827 family protein, with protein MKLINTTNSHSQLVKSQLESTDATLVEVYSAGNTDVIFTQAPLHYEILISNKHRAIREPEIETIQDFFMKRKIDKQKIDEANIKTLYSDKLIEISIPTK; from the coding sequence ATGAAGCTTATCAACACGACTAATTCACACTCGCAACTTGTTAAAAGCCAATTAGAAAGTACTGACGCAACCCTTGTTGAGGTCTATTCTGCTGGAAACACAGATGTGATTTTCACACAAGCTCCGCTTCACTATGAAATCCTCATTTCCAACAAACACCGCGCTATTCGTGAACCAGAAATCGAAACCATTCAAGATTTCTTCATGAAACGCAAGATTGATAAACAAAAAATCGATGAAGCTAATATCAAGACGCTTTATTCAGATAAATTGATTGAAATTTCTATTCCTACAAAATAA